One Streptomyces sp. ML-6 genomic region harbors:
- a CDS encoding polyprenyl synthetase family protein, giving the protein MTPSPVTQRATPPEVLARCRDLVRPALARAVRHLHPWHAEMAAFSLGWNVVDGTPVPGSQGKGLRQALALLGAEAAGAPAREGVVGAVAVELIHVFSLIHDDIMDGDETRRQRATAWKAYGTGPAVLAGDALFAAAVQTLAEAPGPHGAAAVRLLAGTLTDLVHGQAEDLLFESRPWTGPEAVRPHEYRWMAEHKTGALLGCAAGVGAVLAGAPTTTVEALTRTGRHLGVAFQAVDDLLGTWGDPEVTGKPVHNDLRRLKKTYPVLAALATDHPAARRLEALLGTGIPLDDATARRAAELVEEAGGRRAVLTEAQQQLEQARRSLESVPLAPVALGEILGLLPFVVDRTG; this is encoded by the coding sequence ATGACGCCCTCGCCAGTGACCCAGCGGGCCACCCCGCCCGAGGTGCTCGCCCGCTGCCGCGACCTCGTGCGCCCGGCGCTCGCCCGGGCGGTGCGGCACCTGCACCCCTGGCACGCCGAGATGGCCGCCTTCTCCCTCGGCTGGAATGTGGTGGACGGCACCCCCGTACCGGGCTCGCAGGGCAAGGGCCTGCGCCAGGCCCTCGCACTGCTCGGCGCCGAGGCGGCCGGGGCACCGGCGCGGGAAGGGGTCGTCGGCGCCGTGGCCGTGGAGCTGATCCACGTCTTCTCCCTCATCCACGACGACATCATGGACGGCGACGAGACCCGCAGGCAGCGGGCCACCGCGTGGAAGGCGTACGGGACGGGCCCGGCGGTCCTCGCGGGCGACGCGCTCTTCGCCGCGGCGGTGCAGACCCTGGCCGAGGCGCCCGGGCCGCACGGTGCGGCGGCGGTGCGGCTGCTGGCCGGAACCCTGACCGACCTGGTGCACGGCCAGGCCGAGGACCTGCTCTTCGAGTCCCGGCCCTGGACCGGGCCGGAGGCGGTGCGGCCGCACGAGTACCGGTGGATGGCCGAGCACAAGACGGGGGCGCTGCTCGGTTGCGCGGCGGGGGTGGGCGCCGTGCTCGCCGGAGCCCCCACCACGACCGTGGAGGCGCTCACCCGCACGGGACGGCATCTCGGGGTGGCGTTCCAGGCGGTGGACGACCTCCTCGGGACCTGGGGGGACCCCGAGGTCACGGGCAAGCCCGTGCACAACGATCTGCGACGGCTGAAGAAGACCTACCCCGTCCTCGCGGCCCTGGCCACGGACCACCCCGCCGCCCGGCGGCTCGAGGCCCTGCTCGGCACCGGAATCCCGCTCGACGACGCCACCGCCCGGCGAGCGGCCGAACTCGTCGAGGAGGCGGGCGGCCGCCGCGCCGTGCTGACCGAGGCCCAACAGCAGCTGGAGCAGGCCCGCCGGAGCCTGGAGAGCGTTCCGCTCGCTCCGGTCGCGCTCGGTGAGATCCTCGGGCTGCTCCCCTTCGTCGTCGACCGCACCGGGTGA
- a CDS encoding tetratricopeptide repeat protein, whose translation MHSKALAPEYQGALTKMSVNSSLTDVLAEGVRHLEEAERSGSGGEVARCNLAVAEAHRRLGNVAEADLAWKASYRAARSVEDLGAMAWALWSGGTLARQRGELRLAFRLLGLAADMGKRGGDIVARGYSLAGLAETGRIQGDYRTVAALHEQLLAEARARGEARHTVWALEGIAQIHRNTGSLDTALAMFEEAAELAGNADDRRGRAWALRGIADIVSLRDDPERALTLLAEAELTCREMKLSSALAYNHKMRANVLFRARRYEEARAMYEEALTEFRDMTEPRGEALARLGLVKSLARLGRDRDATAQDLDGLRRTLDRIGLLNAREMVDKAYAELGVAPAGDGTDGESGRR comes from the coding sequence ATGCACAGCAAGGCACTGGCGCCCGAGTACCAAGGCGCCCTCACGAAGATGTCGGTGAACTCCTCCCTCACGGACGTACTGGCTGAAGGCGTACGGCACTTGGAGGAGGCCGAACGCTCCGGGTCCGGCGGGGAAGTGGCCCGGTGCAATCTCGCCGTGGCCGAGGCGCACCGCAGGCTCGGCAATGTGGCGGAGGCCGACCTGGCGTGGAAGGCCAGTTACCGGGCCGCACGCTCGGTCGAGGACCTCGGGGCGATGGCCTGGGCATTGTGGAGCGGTGGGACGCTGGCCCGCCAGCGCGGGGAACTCAGGCTGGCCTTCCGGCTGTTGGGGCTCGCGGCCGACATGGGCAAGCGGGGTGGGGACATCGTCGCCCGCGGCTACTCGCTCGCGGGCCTCGCGGAGACCGGGCGGATCCAGGGCGACTACCGGACCGTCGCCGCCCTGCACGAGCAACTGCTGGCGGAGGCGCGCGCACGCGGCGAGGCGCGCCACACCGTGTGGGCCCTGGAGGGCATCGCGCAGATCCACCGCAACACCGGCTCGCTCGACACCGCCCTGGCCATGTTCGAGGAGGCGGCCGAACTCGCGGGCAACGCCGACGACCGGCGCGGCCGGGCATGGGCGTTGCGCGGCATCGCCGACATCGTCTCCCTGCGGGACGATCCGGAGCGTGCGCTGACCCTGCTCGCGGAGGCCGAACTCACGTGCCGGGAGATGAAGTTGTCCAGCGCCCTCGCCTACAACCACAAGATGCGCGCCAACGTCCTCTTCCGTGCCCGCCGGTACGAGGAGGCGCGCGCGATGTACGAGGAGGCGCTCACGGAGTTCCGCGACATGACCGAGCCCCGGGGCGAGGCCCTGGCCCGGCTCGGCCTGGTCAAGTCGCTCGCGCGGCTGGGCCGGGACCGCGACGCCACCGCGCAGGACCTGGACGGGTTGCGCCGCACCCTGGACCGGATAGGCCTGCTCAACGCCCGGGAGATGGTGGACAAGGCGTACGCCGAACTCGGAGTGGCACCGGCCGGTGACGGCACGGACGGGGAGAGCGGACGCCGATGA
- a CDS encoding DUF6381 family protein — protein sequence MSESDELRGRVRQLRAKAKDLKGEAERATDPKERRRLEDKARRLESESEQVSGMASGDIYPME from the coding sequence ATGAGCGAGTCGGACGAACTCCGCGGTCGTGTACGGCAACTGCGTGCCAAGGCGAAGGACCTGAAGGGCGAGGCCGAGCGGGCCACCGACCCGAAGGAACGCCGACGCCTGGAGGACAAGGCCCGCAGGCTCGAATCGGAGAGCGAGCAGGTGAGCGGCATGGCGAGCGGGGACATCTATCCCATGGAATGA
- a CDS encoding MsnO8 family LLM class oxidoreductase: MIASTRFSVLDRSRTREGHDGPEALRDTVHLAEEAEALGYYRFWVSEHHSVPGVAGSAPTVLAAAVAAATSAIRVGTGGVMLPNHRPVVVAEQFGVLESLFPGRIDMGIGRSVGFTDGIRRALGGDRPAADDFAAQLAELLGWLDGTQRAHPQVHARPAEGLRIPPFVLATGEGAGIAAAAGLPLVIGDLRGREKLLRAVERYRRDFRPSARAAEPYVVVAGTIAVAGSTREARRLLMPEAWSMAHSRTHGVFPPLAPPDRIGARTMTEKERRFYEDGLSGHLHGTEDEVAAGLETAIEETGADEVLVTTSTYDRAALVDSLRRLARIARLTPHGAVPAALS, encoded by the coding sequence GTGATCGCATCCACCCGGTTTTCCGTGCTCGACCGCTCCCGCACCCGTGAGGGGCACGACGGCCCCGAGGCACTGCGCGACACCGTGCACCTCGCCGAGGAGGCCGAGGCGCTCGGCTATTACCGGTTCTGGGTGTCCGAGCACCACAGCGTGCCGGGCGTCGCCGGTTCCGCGCCGACCGTGCTGGCCGCGGCCGTCGCGGCGGCGACCTCCGCCATCCGGGTCGGGACGGGCGGGGTGATGCTGCCCAACCACCGGCCCGTGGTGGTGGCCGAGCAGTTCGGCGTACTGGAATCCCTGTTCCCCGGCCGGATCGACATGGGCATCGGCCGCTCGGTCGGCTTCACCGACGGCATCCGCAGGGCGCTGGGCGGCGACCGGCCGGCCGCCGACGACTTCGCGGCGCAGCTGGCCGAACTGCTCGGCTGGCTGGACGGTACGCAACGGGCCCACCCGCAGGTCCACGCCCGCCCTGCCGAGGGGCTGCGCATCCCCCCGTTCGTGCTGGCCACCGGCGAGGGCGCCGGCATCGCGGCGGCGGCCGGGCTGCCGCTGGTGATCGGCGACCTGCGCGGCCGGGAGAAACTGTTGCGCGCCGTCGAACGCTACCGACGGGACTTCCGCCCCTCCGCCCGGGCCGCGGAACCGTACGTGGTCGTCGCGGGCACCATCGCGGTCGCCGGAAGCACGCGGGAGGCCCGGCGGCTGCTGATGCCGGAAGCGTGGTCCATGGCGCACTCCCGTACCCACGGCGTCTTCCCGCCGCTTGCTCCGCCCGACCGGATCGGGGCGAGGACCATGACGGAGAAGGAGCGCCGCTTCTACGAGGACGGGCTGAGCGGACACCTCCATGGCACGGAGGACGAGGTCGCCGCCGGTCTCGAAACGGCCATCGAGGAGACCGGCGCCGACGAGGTGCTCGTCACGACCAGTACGTACGACCGGGCGGCCCTGGTGGACTCGCTGCGTCGCCTGGCCCGGATCGCGCGACTGACCCCGCACGGGGCGGTGCCGGCCGCACTGTCCTGA
- a CDS encoding aminoglycoside phosphotransferase family protein, whose product MSTNTSGPLRVPDAFAACYARHSGASGRAWIAALPGLAGEFLDRWSLQPDGPPDHGMASLVLPVARADGTPAVLKLQQVTEDNAGAASGLRVWNGDGVVRLLDHDADSGTMLLERLDASRPLSSVADDTAAIRILADLLARLVAVPAPPDIRRLTDVAAAMLDETPRAVPALSDPAEQRLVRTCASAVAELVGESGDRLLHWDLHYDNVLAAEREPWLAIDPEPLAGDPGFELLPALTNRWAEVVAAGDVTRAVFHRFDLLTEALGLDRERAVGWTLGRVLQNALWDIEDGKTALDPAQVAIATGLLDRSAQKH is encoded by the coding sequence ATGAGCACGAACACCTCCGGTCCCCTCCGTGTGCCCGACGCCTTCGCCGCGTGCTACGCCCGGCACAGCGGCGCCTCGGGCCGGGCCTGGATCGCCGCCCTGCCCGGCCTGGCCGGGGAGTTCCTGGACCGTTGGTCGCTGCAGCCGGACGGCCCCCCGGACCACGGCATGGCCTCCCTCGTCCTGCCGGTGGCCCGTGCGGACGGTACGCCCGCGGTGCTGAAGCTCCAGCAGGTCACCGAGGACAACGCCGGTGCCGCGTCGGGTCTGCGCGTGTGGAACGGCGACGGGGTGGTGCGCCTGCTCGACCACGACGCGGACAGCGGCACCATGCTGCTGGAACGGCTGGACGCGAGCCGGCCGCTGTCGTCGGTGGCCGACGACACGGCCGCCATCCGCATCCTGGCCGATCTGCTGGCCCGGCTGGTCGCGGTGCCCGCGCCGCCGGACATCCGGCGGCTGACCGATGTCGCCGCGGCCATGCTGGACGAGACGCCCCGCGCGGTGCCCGCACTGAGTGACCCGGCCGAGCAACGGCTGGTGCGCACGTGCGCGTCCGCGGTGGCCGAACTCGTCGGCGAGTCCGGTGACCGTCTGCTGCACTGGGACCTGCACTACGACAACGTCCTCGCCGCCGAGCGGGAGCCCTGGCTGGCCATCGATCCCGAGCCCCTGGCCGGCGATCCCGGTTTCGAGCTGTTGCCCGCGCTGACCAACCGCTGGGCAGAAGTGGTGGCGGCCGGCGACGTGACACGCGCGGTGTTCCACCGCTTCGACCTGCTGACCGAGGCGCTCGGACTGGACCGGGAACGGGCGGTCGGCTGGACGCTGGGCCGGGTCCTGCAGAACGCGTTGTGGGACATCGAGGACGGTAAAACCGCTCTGGACCCGGCCCAGGTGGCCATCGCCACGGGCCTGTTGGACCGGTCGGCACAAAAACACTGA
- a CDS encoding NUDIX domain-containing protein: MRSRVSAYAVAVMEDRLLLTQLSDTSPVFLPGLWHLPGGGIDPGEQPEQALARELYEETGLELREARLVDARSYTAHRLGVHWHLVGLFYRVELAPGALAVTKSDDSTSAVAWLPLADLARSQLSPAAIDGLGMIGTQGVQKTQGT, translated from the coding sequence ATGAGATCACGCGTTTCGGCCTATGCGGTGGCCGTCATGGAGGACCGGCTGCTGTTGACACAACTCTCGGACACCTCCCCGGTGTTCCTGCCCGGGCTGTGGCATCTGCCGGGCGGCGGGATCGACCCGGGCGAGCAGCCGGAGCAGGCACTGGCACGTGAGCTGTACGAGGAGACCGGCCTCGAACTGCGGGAGGCCCGGCTGGTGGACGCCCGGTCCTACACCGCCCACCGGCTCGGAGTGCACTGGCACCTCGTGGGGCTCTTCTACCGGGTCGAACTCGCACCCGGCGCGCTCGCGGTCACCAAGTCCGACGACTCCACCTCCGCCGTCGCCTGGCTGCCGCTGGCGGACCTGGCGCGCTCGCAGCTGTCGCCCGCGGCGATCGACGGACTGGGCATGATCGGCACGCAAGGGGTGCAGAAAACACAAGGGACGTAA
- a CDS encoding phosphotransferase produces the protein MDSDEQMAVDRGQYPDAVTPWERKTWREAALDWAGQGLAAHGLRRAGPWKVRLRPWSVLVRMPLADGGTVWFKANPPASSFEAGLTEALSRWVPEHVLRPLAVDADRGWSLLPDGGTLFRDALDAARPAADPRAWEEPLRQYATMQRALLPYTGEIERLGVPAAHTAELPGLFDRTVEENTALDPADRGKLRGLRPRLVEWCEELADTGIADTLDHCDLHDGQFFVAGTGRHTFFDWGDAAVGHPFCSFLVPTGAARERFGPEVLPRLRDAYLEPWTGEGRTTAGLRRAAALAWRLGAIGRARSWGRLFPGAGDGLGTTGDTEGARQLMRLFTEPPW, from the coding sequence ATGGACAGTGACGAGCAGATGGCCGTGGACCGGGGACAGTACCCGGACGCGGTGACGCCCTGGGAACGCAAGACGTGGCGGGAGGCGGCCCTGGACTGGGCCGGGCAGGGGCTCGCCGCGCACGGGCTGCGCCGGGCAGGCCCGTGGAAGGTGCGGCTGCGGCCGTGGTCCGTGCTGGTACGGATGCCCCTCGCGGACGGCGGCACCGTCTGGTTCAAGGCCAACCCGCCCGCCAGTTCCTTCGAGGCCGGGCTGACCGAAGCGCTGTCCCGCTGGGTGCCCGAGCACGTGCTGCGGCCGCTCGCCGTCGACGCGGACCGGGGCTGGTCCCTGCTCCCGGACGGCGGCACGCTCTTCCGTGACGCGCTCGACGCGGCCCGCCCCGCCGCCGACCCGCGCGCCTGGGAGGAGCCGCTGCGCCAGTACGCCACGATGCAGCGCGCGCTGCTCCCGTACACCGGGGAGATCGAACGGCTCGGCGTCCCCGCCGCGCACACGGCCGAACTCCCCGGCCTCTTCGACCGGACCGTCGAGGAGAACACCGCGCTCGACCCCGCCGACCGCGGGAAACTGCGTGGGCTGCGGCCCCGGTTGGTGGAGTGGTGCGAGGAGCTCGCGGACACGGGCATCGCCGACACGCTCGACCACTGCGACCTCCACGACGGTCAGTTCTTCGTCGCCGGGACCGGCCGCCACACCTTCTTCGACTGGGGCGACGCGGCCGTCGGCCACCCCTTCTGCAGCTTCCTGGTGCCCACCGGGGCGGCTCGCGAGCGATTCGGCCCCGAGGTGCTGCCCCGGCTGCGGGACGCCTATCTGGAGCCGTGGACGGGCGAAGGCCGCACCACGGCCGGGCTGCGACGTGCGGCGGCTCTGGCGTGGCGGCTCGGGGCGATCGGCCGGGCCCGTTCCTGGGGACGTCTCTTCCCCGGCGCCGGCGACGGCCTCGGCACCACGGGCGACACGGAAGGGGCGCGTCAGCTGATGAGGCTCTTCACCGAACCGCCGTGGTGA
- a CDS encoding DUF4291 domain-containing protein produces MTAQHRIRADYDARTIVVYQAYSSAVADPALRANRFVAPFSFNRMTWIKPSFLWLMHRSNWAQKPGQERVLAVRITREGWEEALSRAVLTTSDPAAVSRAPVHVQWDPERSLRGAALNHYSIQVGVGRGLIRTFAEEWVVGLTDVTPLVRRIAKLSQGGRATQAARLLPPERVYPVPPALAKSLCIDA; encoded by the coding sequence ATGACTGCTCAGCACCGGATACGGGCCGACTACGACGCCCGGACGATCGTCGTCTACCAGGCGTACTCATCGGCGGTGGCCGATCCGGCCCTGCGGGCGAACCGGTTCGTGGCGCCGTTCTCGTTCAACCGGATGACCTGGATCAAGCCGTCGTTCCTGTGGCTCATGCACCGCAGCAACTGGGCGCAGAAGCCGGGCCAGGAACGCGTCCTCGCGGTGCGGATCACCCGGGAGGGGTGGGAGGAGGCCCTGTCCCGTGCCGTGCTGACGACGTCCGATCCCGCCGCGGTCTCCCGGGCTCCCGTGCACGTCCAGTGGGATCCCGAGCGTTCGCTGCGGGGAGCCGCCCTGAACCACTACAGCATCCAGGTCGGGGTGGGGCGCGGGCTGATCCGTACGTTCGCCGAGGAATGGGTCGTCGGTCTCACCGACGTGACTCCCCTGGTCCGCAGGATCGCGAAGCTCAGCCAGGGCGGCCGGGCGACGCAGGCCGCGCGGCTGCTGCCTCCCGAGCGGGTCTACCCGGTGCCCCCGGCCCTCGCGAAGTCCCTGTGCATCGATGCCTGA
- a CDS encoding M20 family metallopeptidase — translation MLDDIGQLVRTESPSDDLAAVAGCARVVAGLGTRLTGAAPEWVDGSGRPALRWRFGSGDRVLLLGHFDTVWPVGSLSTHPFEVTGGRLTGPGCFDMKAGVAQLFHALSVLDDLDGVSVLLTGDEEIGAPTSRALIEAEARRTRAVLVLEASENGALKTVRKGVSSYGLGIAGRAAHAGLEPHRGINATTELAHQILALSALADPAAGTTVTPTVASSGTTRNTVPDAARLMVDVRVETAAEQDRVDRAVRALRPVTEGASLTFTGGPDRPPLSADASAGLFELAREQGMELGLGTLRGVAVGGASDGNLTAGAGTPTLDGLGAVGGGAHADDEHVVVAELPRRTALVARLVAALLHESPTGPGGAAG, via the coding sequence ATGCTGGACGACATCGGGCAACTGGTGCGCACCGAGTCGCCCAGCGACGACCTGGCCGCGGTCGCCGGCTGCGCGAGGGTCGTCGCCGGGCTCGGCACCCGGCTGACCGGCGCGGCGCCGGAATGGGTCGACGGCTCGGGACGGCCCGCCCTGCGCTGGCGGTTCGGCTCCGGCGACCGGGTCCTGCTGCTCGGTCACTTCGACACGGTGTGGCCGGTGGGCTCGTTGTCCACCCACCCCTTCGAGGTGACCGGGGGCCGGCTGACCGGGCCCGGCTGCTTCGACATGAAGGCGGGCGTGGCACAGCTGTTCCACGCCCTGTCCGTCCTCGACGACCTGGACGGGGTGTCGGTGCTGCTCACCGGGGACGAGGAGATCGGCGCCCCGACCTCGCGCGCCCTGATCGAGGCCGAGGCCCGCCGCACCCGGGCCGTGCTCGTCCTGGAGGCGAGCGAGAACGGCGCGCTGAAGACGGTCCGCAAGGGCGTGTCGAGCTACGGGCTGGGCATCGCCGGACGCGCGGCGCACGCCGGTCTCGAACCCCATCGCGGCATCAACGCGACCACCGAACTGGCCCACCAGATCCTCGCGTTGTCCGCGCTCGCCGATCCGGCGGCCGGCACCACGGTGACCCCGACCGTCGCCTCGTCGGGCACCACCCGCAACACCGTGCCCGACGCGGCCCGGCTGATGGTCGACGTACGGGTGGAGACGGCCGCGGAGCAGGACCGGGTGGACCGTGCCGTGCGGGCCCTGCGGCCGGTGACCGAAGGCGCCTCGCTCACCTTCACCGGCGGCCCGGACCGGCCGCCCCTGTCGGCCGACGCCTCGGCCGGACTGTTCGAACTCGCCCGGGAACAGGGCATGGAACTGGGACTCGGAACCCTGCGCGGGGTGGCGGTCGGCGGCGCGTCCGACGGCAACCTCACCGCCGGGGCGGGCACCCCCACGCTCGACGGGCTCGGGGCCGTGGGCGGCGGGGCGCACGCCGACGACGAGCACGTGGTCGTCGCCGAACTGCCCCGCCGCACGGCCCTGGTGGCCCGCCTGGTGGCGGCACTGCTGCACGAATCGCCGACCGGACCCGGCGGAGCGGCCGGGTGA
- a CDS encoding GNAT family N-acetyltransferase, translating into MNGTRAAADAADLAARRAGVTVSELHRPEEMHEACRVLDRIWRPASGSPLIPPELLRVFAHSGSYVAGVHRDGRMVGFCLGFLATEGLHSHVAGVDDGLRGRNVGFAVKQHQRAWALARGITTITWTFDPLISRNAYFNLAKLGAEPSEYLPDFYGSMQDEVNAGTETDRLMVRWELTGPRAVASATGTPAPATAGAAGGPTAVGLEAGPDGRPVVGDLKGDTVLVRVPAEAEAMRREAPSLAREWRRALRDVLGGLMAEGHAVTGFTRDGRYVIERRQENRT; encoded by the coding sequence GTGAACGGGACACGAGCGGCGGCGGACGCCGCGGACCTGGCGGCGCGCCGGGCGGGCGTGACCGTGTCGGAGCTGCACCGGCCGGAGGAGATGCACGAGGCGTGCCGGGTGCTGGACCGGATCTGGCGGCCCGCTTCCGGCAGCCCGTTGATCCCGCCGGAGCTGCTCCGGGTCTTCGCGCACTCCGGCAGCTATGTCGCGGGCGTCCACCGGGACGGCCGGATGGTCGGGTTCTGCCTGGGCTTCCTGGCCACCGAGGGGCTGCACTCGCACGTGGCCGGGGTCGACGACGGACTCCGGGGCCGCAACGTCGGCTTCGCCGTCAAACAGCACCAGCGGGCCTGGGCCCTGGCCCGCGGCATCACCACGATCACCTGGACCTTCGACCCGTTGATCAGCCGCAACGCCTACTTCAACCTGGCCAAACTGGGCGCGGAACCCAGCGAGTACCTGCCCGACTTCTACGGCAGCATGCAGGACGAGGTCAACGCGGGGACCGAGACGGACCGGCTGATGGTCCGCTGGGAGCTGACCGGCCCGCGTGCCGTCGCGTCCGCGACGGGCACCCCCGCTCCCGCCACGGCCGGTGCGGCGGGCGGACCCACCGCGGTCGGGCTGGAGGCCGGACCCGACGGCCGCCCCGTCGTCGGGGACCTGAAGGGCGACACCGTCCTGGTCCGGGTCCCGGCGGAGGCGGAGGCGATGCGCCGGGAGGCCCCGTCCCTGGCCCGTGAGTGGCGCCGTGCGCTGCGCGACGTGCTCGGCGGGCTGATGGCCGAGGGACACGCCGTCACCGGATTCACCCGGGACGGCCGGTATGTGATCGAAAGACGTCAGGAGAACCGGACATGA
- the menC gene encoding o-succinylbenzoate synthase: MKLVGVELRRIAMPLVAPFRTSFATLDTREILLVRVETGDQEGYGECVTMADPLYSSEYTAGAADVLRRHLVPALTALPDLDPWAVAPALAAFKGHRMAKAALETAVLDAWLRTHGISMGQWLGATAARVPAGVSVGIMDSVPALLDAVDGYLAEGYRRIKLKIEPGWDVAPVRAVRERFGDDVLLQVDANTAYTLADAAQLARLDPYGLLLIEQPLDEEDLRGHAELARRVRTPICLDESVVSARSAADAIAMGACSVVNIKPGRVGGYLEARRIHDVCAANGVPVWCGGMLETGLGRAANVALAALPGFTLPGDTSASDRYYRTDITEPFVLEDGHLAVPRGPGIGISPVPEKLAEVTTGAPEWIGR, translated from the coding sequence ATGAAACTCGTCGGTGTGGAACTGCGCCGGATCGCGATGCCGCTGGTCGCCCCCTTCCGGACCTCGTTCGCCACCCTGGACACGCGGGAGATCCTGCTGGTCAGGGTCGAGACCGGGGACCAGGAGGGCTACGGCGAATGCGTCACCATGGCCGACCCGCTGTACTCCTCGGAGTACACGGCGGGCGCCGCGGACGTGCTGCGCCGCCACCTCGTGCCCGCCCTCACCGCCCTGCCGGACCTCGACCCGTGGGCGGTCGCGCCCGCGCTCGCCGCGTTCAAGGGACACCGGATGGCCAAGGCCGCCCTGGAGACCGCGGTACTGGACGCCTGGCTGCGCACCCACGGGATCTCGATGGGCCAGTGGCTGGGAGCGACGGCCGCACGGGTGCCGGCCGGGGTGTCGGTCGGCATCATGGACTCGGTCCCCGCCCTCCTCGACGCCGTCGACGGCTATCTCGCCGAGGGCTACCGGCGGATCAAGCTGAAGATCGAACCCGGCTGGGACGTGGCACCGGTGCGCGCGGTCCGGGAACGCTTCGGCGACGACGTGCTGCTCCAGGTGGACGCCAACACCGCCTACACCCTGGCCGACGCCGCGCAACTGGCCCGGCTCGACCCGTACGGGCTGCTGCTGATCGAACAGCCCCTGGACGAGGAGGACCTCAGGGGCCACGCGGAACTCGCCCGGCGGGTGCGCACCCCCATCTGCCTGGACGAGTCCGTCGTCTCGGCCCGTTCGGCGGCCGACGCGATCGCGATGGGTGCCTGCTCGGTCGTCAACATCAAACCGGGCCGGGTCGGCGGCTACCTGGAGGCCCGGCGGATCCACGACGTGTGCGCCGCCAACGGCGTCCCCGTCTGGTGCGGAGGAATGCTGGAGACCGGCCTCGGCCGCGCCGCCAACGTCGCGCTCGCCGCACTGCCCGGCTTCACCCTGCCCGGCGACACCTCCGCGTCCGACCGGTACTACCGGACCGACATCACGGAGCCGTTCGTGCTGGAGGACGGCCACCTCGCCGTGCCCCGCGGACCCGGCATCGGAATCTCCCCGGTCCCGGAGAAACTGGCCGAGGTCACCACCGGGGCCCCGGAGTGGATCGGCCGGTGA